ATACTAGATATCAAGCGACTTCTCCTATCCCCTCGGAACACATCAATCTTACCGGAGAATATCGTTGGCCAAAGCCTTAGCGTAGGATTTCGCCCTCTCCCGCAAACGACCCCCGAAAGCAAAACAGGATGAACAAGGTCGATTCATATCAAATAAAGCCAAGCAGAAAGCAGGACTGAATAAGTCTATTCTTAATGTGGGCTGGCATGTGATCGAGACTTACACCTACTACAAGGCTTATTCATCCAGCAAAGCGGTATTTAAAATACCCGCACCAACAACCAGTCAGGAGTGCGCAAAATGCGGTCACACTCATCCCGACAATCGCAAAACACAAGCCCTGTTTGTTTGCGGTAATTGTGGAAATACTGACAATGCAGATCACAATGCATCACTGGTTATCAAGAAGCGGGCAATTAACTTAATTTTGGACACTGGAACGGTGTTATCTGGCGATGGGGTTCTGCGAACTCAGTCGGATAGTGGACGTGGAGGCAATCGTAAGACTGGCCGAGCCAAAAGCTCAACCAGCAGTGCTCAACGAAGCGTCAAAAAAGAAAAGCTGGCCGCTTAGGTTAGTTTGGAAGCTCGACCGCTTTAGCAGCGAGTAGTTCACCAGGTGCGGCTCAGTCCGGCGTCCAGTCCTGCGGGTCGAACAAATCTGGTTCTTGCATTGGCGGCTGGCTCATGAGGTCGTGGTATTCGGGGACGTCTCAGAAAACGGAAAATAAAGTACGTTAAGCCATTGGCATGGCCACCGCTCTCGCAAACGATCATTTTCAAGAAGCCACCGTGAGAATGCGGGCCGCGCCAGTGCTGGCCTTGTCCGTCCCGTTCTCGAAAACCGCTCTCGAATCGAGCCGCCGAGACTGCCGAGTTTCGAGAACAGCCGAAACGCCGCTTCCAGCGGCAGACGCCACACGCAAAGCCGCGCCGTTGCTGGATCGAGCATTCCTTAGCGTGCTTTAAATTCCGTTTTCTGAATCGACCCCTGGTAGTTTGCATGGGAGTCGATCTCCGGTGATGAACAAGCCACCATCCTTGCGTCACGACTTCCCCAGCGCCACACAAGCCGCTTGATTCGCTCGATTTGTGTATATATATACCTACCTATATACATACGGTTTTCAAGTGGAAGCCGGGTCAAGGGCGTGACCGGAAGCCGCACGCGGAGCACAGGGCGCAGCCCGAGCACCGAACGGGTGAGGATCACGGCGCAGCGCACCCTTGATGCGGCTGGAACGACCAGAGCCTCACGTCAGAGGGGGATGTCAAGGGCAAAGCCCGCCCACATTCCCCCGCGACGTGTGGGGCAAGACCCCACGCGGGAAGCCGAAACCGAAGGGGTTTCGGTCGCCGGGACGGCGAAAGCGGCAGGCCGACCGACAGGGAGGGAAGATCGAAGCCCGCAGGGGTCGAGACTCGGCACGAGGCTCGATGCGAAGCACGAGAGCCCGGTCGATGCGCAGCAGCGAGCCGCCCGAATTTCACTGCGGCCGAACTGGACGACGCTGGCCAGCCACACC
This Chitinibacter bivalviorum DNA region includes the following protein-coding sequences:
- a CDS encoding zinc ribbon domain-containing protein; translation: MIETYTYYKAYSSSKAVFKIPAPTTSQECAKCGHTHPDNRKTQALFVCGNCGNTDNADHNASLVIKKRAINLILDTGTVLSGDGVLRTQSDSGRGGNRKTGRAKSSTSSAQRSVKKEKLAA